In Thermoanaerobaculia bacterium, a single genomic region encodes these proteins:
- a CDS encoding MarC family protein, whose translation MLPLWNFGVLAFTSLFTVINPISAAPIFVGMTSGAPAGERRRAALKSSLAAGATLLLFEAAGGLIFSFFGITVPAFQIAGGVLFTMISIRTLNNGREEVEAEAAGGDPSIVPLAIPTIAGPGAISTVMALVGQAPNYRHRVALAAAIGAAIAITWVVLLAAPWIVEKIGQTGQRIVAKIMGLITCVIGVQFVINGITPVLAGIIKSSR comes from the coding sequence GTGCTCCCCCTCTGGAATTTCGGCGTCCTCGCCTTCACCTCGCTGTTCACCGTGATCAATCCGATCTCGGCGGCGCCGATCTTCGTCGGGATGACGTCGGGAGCCCCGGCCGGAGAACGGCGGCGCGCGGCCTTGAAGTCGAGCCTCGCGGCGGGCGCGACGCTCCTCCTGTTCGAGGCGGCCGGAGGTCTGATCTTCTCTTTCTTCGGAATCACGGTTCCGGCCTTCCAGATCGCCGGCGGCGTGCTCTTCACGATGATCTCGATCCGGACGCTCAACAACGGTCGAGAGGAAGTGGAGGCGGAAGCCGCCGGCGGAGATCCCTCGATCGTTCCGCTCGCGATCCCGACGATCGCGGGGCCGGGCGCGATCTCGACCGTGATGGCCCTCGTCGGGCAGGCGCCGAATTACCGACACCGGGTCGCGCTCGCCGCCGCGATCGGCGCCGCGATCGCGATCACGTGGGTCGTCCTTCTGGCCGCCCCGTGGATCGTGGAGAAGATCGGCCAGACCGGCCAGCGGATCGTCGCGAAGATCATGGGCCTGATCACGTGCGTGATCGGCGTTCAGTTCGTGATCAACGGCATCACGCCCGTGCTCGCCGGCATCATCAAGAGCTCTCGTTGA
- a CDS encoding Lrp/AsnC family transcriptional regulator, producing the protein MNGLDALDRAILRVLQDDGRITNTDLASRIGLTAAPTLERVRKLEREGFLRKYVALVDQGRVGKPVTAFVAVIMKSHGQQTDASFRRAVAKLPEVLECHHIAGEEDYLLKVVTASPVDYERFVLGRLLKVPAIEKIKTTFVLSSSKLETRIPIEPEG; encoded by the coding sequence ATGAACGGCCTCGACGCGCTCGACCGGGCGATCCTCCGCGTGCTGCAGGACGACGGAAGGATCACGAACACGGACCTCGCCTCGCGGATCGGGCTGACGGCGGCGCCCACCCTCGAGCGCGTGCGGAAGCTCGAGCGGGAAGGCTTCCTCCGGAAGTACGTCGCCCTGGTCGACCAGGGGAGGGTCGGAAAACCGGTGACGGCATTCGTCGCGGTGATCATGAAGTCTCATGGCCAGCAGACCGACGCGTCGTTCCGGCGCGCGGTCGCAAAGCTCCCCGAAGTCCTCGAATGCCACCACATCGCCGGCGAGGAGGACTACCTGCTGAAGGTCGTGACGGCCTCGCCCGTCGATTACGAGCGGTTCGTCCTCGGCCGGCTGCTGAAGGTTCCGGCGATCGAAAAGATCAAGACGACGTTCGTGCTCTCCTCGTCCAAGCTCGAAACCCGGATTCCGATCGAACCGGAGGGATGA